The genome window TTGCAGTGGTGCCAATGACTGCAGGGCAAGGAATCATCTCCGGCTTTGCCGAGGCGGTCTGCGCTATAGCAGGCTACGTGGGCTTTCACTCGTGGAAGACCAGCAGCAGTGATGTGGCGGGCATTGCTGAAGCCTATGCAAATGGGGCTGACATTCTGCTGCTGGCCGATGATCAGTGCTTCCTGGCCATCAACAGCAGGTCTCGGGCGATTGCCGACAACAGCCGGGCCACGGGTGAGAGTTTTGCGGTTCTTCTCGACATGATGGTCAGGGGGGTCTCAGGCCGCGCTTGTGGTGTCATTGGCTGCGGTCCGGTGGGCACCGCCTCTGCCTTGCGTCTGGCGCAGATGGGAGCTGAACTGACGCTCTGCGACATCAACGACAAGCGGGCCCGCCGGCTGGCCTCTGAAATCCGGACCATTGCCGGTGCGAACGTCCAGTGGGTCAGGGAAGTGAAGGCACTTATCAATGGGAGCCAGTGCATTGTGGATGCCACGCCCGCAGCCAGGATAATCGATGCCGATGCCATTGATAGAGATACGGTGATCGTGGCGCCTGGGGTGCCGCACGGACTGACGCCGGAAGCAGCGGCAAAGATTGGCCGGCGCTTCTATCATGATTCACTCCCTCTGGGAGTGGCTACCATGGCCCTGGCTGCTGCGTTCGGTCAGTTGACGGCAGCTGGAGATCTCTGGAGACAAGGTGACGGTGA of Deltaproteobacteria bacterium contains these proteins:
- the pylD gene encoding 3-methylornithyl-N6-L-lysine dehydrogenase PylD, which codes for MTRLTATKCQEAKDYLQRIDQDLYERAHSDLRQVALRTIGIQEGSCGLPLQRLRLAVVPMTAGQGIISGFAEAVCAIAGYVGFHSWKTSSSDVAGIAEAYANGADILLLADDQCFLAINSRSRAIADNSRATGESFAVLLDMMVRGVSGRACGVIGCGPVGTASALRLAQMGAELTLCDINDKRARRLASEIRTIAGANVQWVREVKALINGSQCIVDATPAARIIDADAIDRDTVIVAPGVPHGLTPEAAAKIGRRFYHDSLPLGVATMALAAAFGQLTAAGDLWRQGDGEECLQGLAAAVVLTAGNNWDDSQ